The Longimicrobium sp. DNA window GCCAACGGGCAGACCGTGCGCTACCTGCAGCGGGCCATGCCCGTGCGCCGGACCACGGACCGCGACCGCGAGCGTGCCCGGGCGGAGCGGCGGGAGATGATGCAGAGCGGCCGGGGCAGGATCACCATCACCCGGGGCGGCGGTGGCGGCCCCCCGCCGCGTGGCGCGCCGGGCGGCGCCGAGATGGAGCGGATGCTCGGGGAGATGCGCTTCGCGGACACCATCCCGGCGCTGAAGGGGCTGCGCGTGGCGCCGTCCGGCAAGCTGTGGGTGGAGCGCACGCCAGCATCCGGCGTCGAAGACGGCCCGGTAGACCTGCTGACGGCCGAGGGGCAGTACCTGGGCACCATCAACGGCCTGGGCCTGCCGGCGGCGATCAGCCGGGGCGGGCTGGCCGCCTTCACCGAGGTAGACGACCTGGGCGTGGACCGCGTCGTCGTGCGCCGATTGCCGCAGCCCTGGCGGTAGGGACGTCGGACGCTGGATGCCGAACGGGCGCGGAGCGGATCCGCGCCCGTTTCTGCGTCCGAATCCATCGTTCATCGCCTCTTCCGTCCGTACCCGCACGCCCCTACGTTGCCGCCGGTGCGGGGTTTGCGGGTGCAGCCGCGCCCCCGTGCAACGACGAGCGCACCTGACCGGAGGAAGAGCCCCACGTGAATCGCGAGTACCACCGCTGGCACAGCCCCTCGTTGGGGCGTGACATGGAGATGCTGGTCTTTGGCCATTCGGGCGCGCGCATGGTGGTGTTTCCCACCTCGCAGGGGCGCTACTACGAGTGGGAAGACCGCGGGATGACGAACGTGCTGGGCGACCACCTGCGCAACGGGTGGCTGCAGCTCTACTGCGTCGACAGCGTGGACGCCGAAAGCTGGTACGCGCGCTGGAAGCATCCGCGCGACCGCGCCCAGCGGCAGTACGACTACGAGAACTACGTGGTGCGCGAGGTGGTTCCATTCTCGCGCAGCCGCAACGACAACCCGTTCCTGATGGCGACCGGCGCCAGCTTCGGCGCCTACCACGCGGTCACGATGGCGCTGCGGCACCCGCACGTCTTCAACCGGGTGATCGGGATGAGCGGGATGTACGACATCCGCGAGTTCGCCGACGGCTACTACGACGACGCCATCAAGGGCAACAACCCGTCGCACTTCGTCAGCGAGCTGCACGACCACGGGCACCTGGAGGCGCTGCGCCGGATGGACATCATCCTGGCGACGGGCGAATCGGACCGGTTCGTCGACAACAACCGCCACCTCTCGCGCATCCTGTGGGAGAAGGGCGTGGGCAACGCGCTGCGGCTGTGGGACGGGTGGTCGCACGACTGGCCGTACTGGGAGCGGATGATCCGCACGTACATCAACGGAAGCGACTGAGACTGCAAGTGCGTGAGTGCGTGAGTGCGTGAGTGCGTGAGGGCGGGGGCGAACGCCGGGAACCGGCAATCAAACGAACCGGAGGAGCGGAGATGGCGCTGAAAGTGGGGCTGATCGTGGGGCGGGAGTGGTCGTTTCCCCCGGCCTTCATCGAAGAAGTCAACCGGCGGAACGAGGGCGTCACCGCCGAGTTCGTGCAGCTGGGCGCGCCGCGCATGGACGACCCCAGCGAGTACGCGGTGATCATCGACCGCATCTCGCACGAGGTGCCGTTCTACCG harbors:
- a CDS encoding esterase family protein, with the protein product MNREYHRWHSPSLGRDMEMLVFGHSGARMVVFPTSQGRYYEWEDRGMTNVLGDHLRNGWLQLYCVDSVDAESWYARWKHPRDRAQRQYDYENYVVREVVPFSRSRNDNPFLMATGASFGAYHAVTMALRHPHVFNRVIGMSGMYDIREFADGYYDDAIKGNNPSHFVSELHDHGHLEALRRMDIILATGESDRFVDNNRHLSRILWEKGVGNALRLWDGWSHDWPYWERMIRTYINGSD